Proteins encoded together in one bacterium window:
- a CDS encoding carbon-nitrogen hydrolase: MKIALVQCTSRLGDLEANLAETERHVAAAAAAGADVALFPELALSGYRLRDIVPEVAVRLDREGPARERLLALSRTLPFLVGLVEETADHRFHNAAAYFEDGRLVHVHRKCHLPTYGMFDEAMDFAPGERLAAFDTRFGRVGALICEDVWHPAAAMVLAQDGATMLWVVAASPLRGLGAGTGLLSADSVRGLVQVVARFNVAPACYCNRSGFEEGIAFSGASFAVGAGGQILAEAPALEPALVVAEIDQEETRLARAAYPLVRDERIELLRRELRRIARRRAGEDLP; the protein is encoded by the coding sequence GTGAAGATCGCCCTCGTTCAGTGCACGTCCCGACTCGGCGACCTCGAAGCCAACCTCGCCGAGACCGAGCGGCACGTCGCCGCGGCGGCCGCGGCGGGCGCCGACGTCGCCCTGTTCCCCGAGCTCGCCCTTTCCGGCTATCGGCTGCGGGACATCGTGCCCGAGGTCGCCGTGCGGCTCGACCGCGAGGGACCGGCGCGCGAGCGCCTCCTCGCCCTGTCCCGCACGCTGCCGTTCCTCGTCGGCCTCGTCGAGGAGACGGCCGACCACCGCTTCCACAACGCCGCGGCCTACTTCGAGGACGGGCGGCTGGTCCACGTCCACCGCAAGTGCCATCTGCCGACCTACGGGATGTTCGACGAGGCGATGGACTTCGCCCCCGGCGAGCGGCTCGCCGCCTTCGACACCCGCTTCGGCCGTGTCGGCGCGCTGATCTGCGAGGACGTCTGGCACCCCGCGGCGGCGATGGTCCTCGCGCAGGACGGCGCGACGATGCTCTGGGTCGTCGCGGCCAGCCCGCTGCGCGGCCTCGGCGCCGGCACCGGCCTGCTCTCGGCCGACTCGGTCCGCGGCCTCGTGCAGGTCGTCGCCCGCTTCAACGTCGCCCCGGCCTGCTATTGCAACCGCTCCGGCTTCGAGGAAGGGATCGCCTTCAGCGGCGCCAGCTTCGCCGTCGGCGCCGGCGGGCAGATCCTCGCCGAGGCGCCGGCGCTCGAGCCGGCGCTCGTCGTCGCCGAGATCGACCAGGAAGAGACGCGCCTCGCGCGCGCCGCCTACCCGCTCGTGCGCGACGAGCGGATCGAGCTGCTGCGGCGCGAGCTGCGCCGGATCGCCCGCCGCCGCGCCGGAGAGGACCTGCCGTGA
- a CDS encoding NAD+ synthase → MPLPTLEKLLVGFLREETAKAGFERLVVGVSGGIDSAVALLLAARAVGPENTLAVLMPYRTSSAESVRDARAVVEVAGCRSELIDISPMVDAFKEAAGCDDPLRAGNKMARERMTILYDRAMRDRALVCGTSNKTELLLGYSTRWGDGAYDLNPLGDLYKAHVRTLAAHLGTPREIIEKPPSADLWPGQTDEADLGLTYEQADLVLFRIVDQRGRVETAAAELGVPEEVVRRILRRVVRTQFKRNLPLICKVQARTVGIDFRFPRDWMS, encoded by the coding sequence ATGCCGCTGCCGACGCTCGAGAAGCTTCTCGTCGGCTTCCTGCGCGAGGAGACGGCCAAGGCCGGCTTCGAGCGCCTCGTCGTCGGCGTCTCAGGCGGCATCGACTCCGCCGTCGCGCTGCTCCTCGCCGCGCGCGCCGTCGGCCCGGAGAACACGCTCGCCGTGCTGATGCCGTACCGCACGAGCAGCGCGGAGAGCGTCCGCGACGCGCGGGCGGTCGTCGAGGTCGCCGGCTGCCGCTCGGAGCTGATCGACATCTCGCCGATGGTGGACGCGTTCAAGGAGGCCGCGGGGTGCGACGACCCGCTGCGCGCCGGCAACAAGATGGCCCGCGAGCGGATGACGATCCTCTACGACCGCGCGATGCGCGACCGCGCGCTCGTCTGCGGCACGAGCAACAAGACCGAGCTGCTGCTCGGCTACTCGACGCGTTGGGGGGACGGCGCGTACGACCTCAACCCGCTCGGCGACCTCTACAAGGCGCACGTGCGGACGCTCGCCGCGCATCTCGGGACGCCGCGCGAGATCATCGAGAAGCCGCCGTCGGCCGACCTCTGGCCGGGGCAGACCGACGAAGCCGACCTCGGGCTGACCTACGAGCAGGCCGACTTGGTGCTGTTCCGGATCGTGGACCAGCGCGGGCGGGTCGAGACGGCCGCCGCGGAGCTCGGCGTGCCGGAGGAGGTCGTCCGCCGGATCCTGCGCCGCGTCGTCCGCACGCAGTTCAAGCGGAACCTGCCGCTGATCTGCAAGGTGCAGGCGCGCACCGTGGGAATCGACTTCCGCTTCCCGCGCGACTGGATGTCCTGA
- a CDS encoding DUF488 domain-containing protein encodes MIFDPPEVRVFTIGHADRAPEEFLGMLRAAGVEFVVDVRSRPTSRRAPWSARPVLQQTLAQAGVGYAYMGESLGGLRDDFEARRETVAYRTGLEELARLAAGRPTAILCAERDPRACHRFAVADDLARRGLVVVHLVDPGRNEPHPHPLTFR; translated from the coding sequence ATGATCTTCGATCCGCCCGAAGTCCGAGTCTTCACCATCGGCCACGCCGACCGCGCCCCCGAGGAGTTCTTGGGGATGCTGCGCGCCGCGGGGGTCGAGTTCGTCGTGGACGTGCGGTCGCGCCCGACGAGCCGCCGCGCGCCGTGGTCGGCGCGCCCCGTCCTGCAGCAGACGCTGGCCCAGGCCGGCGTCGGCTACGCCTACATGGGGGAGTCGCTGGGCGGCCTGCGCGACGACTTCGAGGCCCGGCGCGAGACGGTGGCCTACCGGACGGGGCTCGAAGAGCTGGCGCGGCTGGCGGCGGGGCGCCCGACGGCGATCCTCTGCGCGGAACGCGACCCGCGGGCCTGCCACCGCTTCGCCGTCGCCGACGACCTCGCGCGGCGCGGCCTCGTCGTGGTCCACCTCGTCGATCCGGGCCGCAACGAGCCGCACCCGCACCCGCTGACGTTCCGCTGA